Below is a window of bacterium DNA.
AAGCGCGCCCCCGCGGGCAGCGGCGCGTGGCAGCGGCCGCAGGCCGCGGCGCCGAGCGCGCGGCCGCATCCGGGGCAGAAGCGCGCCCCGGCCGGCGTCGCCGCGCCGCACGCCGCGCAGAACGAGCCCGTCGTCGCGCCC
It encodes the following:
- a CDS encoding zinc ribbon domain-containing protein, with amino-acid sequence GATTGSFCAACGAATPAGARFCPGCGRALGAAACGRCHAPLPAGARFCPQCGAPTGA